In Marinobacter sp. es.048, the following proteins share a genomic window:
- the pabB gene encoding aminodeoxychorismate synthase component I translates to MRELNQEGYHRLLSHACRESDFAYIGSVGNGPARGVFSGFSARALATEVLQYPVHINFCSDQLAQSMESLVSQFQIEQEPNPECLSGGWIGFLGYELGYVRESRLRELCPFLEVPLVSAGFYLWTASHNRKTGQYWLWIHPECPDETRDTLEQWLGGNKPDATAGWSMDSRFQPTQAPDAFKASVETVRRYIEAGDCYQANLSQEFSGQFKGDPWQAFQALSDANPTPYSGFIRAGGASILSVSPERFLEIHDRTVTTSPIKGTRPRGGTPESDAAFASELEGSEKDLSENLMIVDLLRNDLSLNAKPGSVKVDKLFALESYRNVHHLVSHIRAELAEGVTPMKALFDAFPGGSITGAPKIRAMEIIQELEPHWRGPYCGSIFYRGLDGTLDSNIAIRTMLCDGEGTIRCWGGGGIVADSDPEAEYQETLAKVGSLMRFLEELVIE, encoded by the coding sequence ATGCGTGAACTCAATCAGGAGGGCTACCATCGCCTGCTAAGCCATGCCTGCCGGGAATCGGATTTCGCCTATATCGGGAGTGTCGGAAACGGTCCGGCCCGAGGAGTCTTCAGCGGTTTTTCTGCCAGAGCTCTTGCAACCGAAGTGCTTCAATACCCTGTGCACATAAATTTCTGCTCTGATCAGCTTGCTCAGAGCATGGAAAGCCTTGTAAGCCAGTTCCAGATCGAACAGGAACCCAACCCGGAATGCCTTTCCGGGGGATGGATTGGATTTCTTGGCTATGAACTCGGATATGTCAGGGAAAGCCGACTGCGGGAGCTCTGCCCATTCCTCGAAGTTCCCCTCGTGTCCGCAGGATTCTACCTCTGGACGGCCAGTCATAATCGCAAAACCGGGCAGTATTGGCTTTGGATTCATCCGGAGTGCCCTGATGAGACGCGGGATACACTGGAGCAGTGGCTCGGTGGGAACAAACCAGACGCCACCGCCGGATGGTCGATGGATTCGCGATTTCAGCCCACGCAAGCGCCGGACGCATTCAAGGCGAGCGTAGAAACAGTTCGTCGGTATATTGAAGCCGGTGATTGTTATCAGGCGAATCTCTCGCAGGAATTTTCTGGCCAATTCAAGGGGGATCCGTGGCAGGCGTTCCAGGCCCTTTCAGATGCTAACCCTACGCCCTACAGCGGCTTCATCCGCGCCGGAGGCGCCTCTATCCTGTCGGTCTCTCCCGAGCGCTTTCTCGAGATACACGACCGAACCGTCACAACCAGCCCAATCAAGGGCACCCGGCCGAGGGGTGGCACTCCGGAGAGCGATGCAGCCTTTGCGTCTGAACTGGAAGGCTCCGAGAAGGATCTATCCGAAAACCTGATGATCGTCGACCTGCTCCGGAACGATCTTAGCCTGAACGCGAAGCCAGGCAGCGTGAAAGTCGACAAACTATTTGCACTGGAGTCCTACCGGAACGTTCATCATCTGGTCAGCCACATCCGGGCGGAGCTGGCCGAGGGTGTAACACCTATGAAGGCCCTGTTTGACGCTTTTCCGGGCGGTTCAATCACTGGTGCGCCCAAGATCAGGGCGATGGAAATCATCCAGGAGCTCGAGCCCCACTGGCGTGGCCCCTACTGCGGTTCGATCTTCTATCGCGGACTGGATGGCACGCTGGACAGCAATATCGCGATACGAACCATGCTGTGCGATGGCGAGGGAACCATTCGTTGCTGGGGCGGTGGCGGTATTGTTGCGGATTCAGATCCCGAGGCTGAGTATCAGGAGACGCTCGCAAAAGTGGGGTCTTTAATGCGGTTTCTGGAAGAATTGGTTATTGAATGA